Proteins co-encoded in one bacterium genomic window:
- the glpX gene encoding class II fructose-bisphosphatase — protein MAGVVMESLPILDLVSVTEAAALAGAHHMGQGDNDAADHAAVEAMRVSMSRLDLRGVIVIGEGERDQAPMLYIGEVVGGGGSREVDIAVDPLEGTNLVSKGLPGALSVLAVSEPGGLLHAPDIYMDKLIVGPSCSDCVDIRHPVEANLIAMAKAFNRPVGNLTITILDRPRHADLIARVRAAGARIKLISDGDVSAAIAAAVRGTGIHAVMGIGGAPEGVLAAAALRCLGGRVQGRFWFRTDEERERVRQMGIADPDRVFDTDELAPGDEVVFVATGITDSDLLRGVRFFGGGARTHSLVMTLRTGEIRFVDGIHISDRAKAGSILL, from the coding sequence ATGGCTGGTGTCGTGATGGAAAGCCTGCCTATCCTGGATCTCGTGAGCGTAACCGAAGCCGCCGCCCTGGCAGGAGCCCACCACATGGGTCAGGGTGACAACGATGCCGCCGACCACGCCGCGGTCGAGGCGATGCGGGTTTCCATGAGCCGCCTGGATCTCCGCGGCGTGATCGTGATAGGCGAGGGCGAGCGTGATCAGGCGCCGATGCTCTACATCGGCGAGGTGGTGGGTGGCGGCGGATCCCGCGAGGTTGACATTGCCGTGGATCCACTGGAGGGCACGAACCTCGTCTCCAAAGGGTTGCCCGGAGCGCTGTCGGTGCTGGCGGTTTCAGAGCCCGGTGGCCTGCTCCACGCCCCCGACATCTACATGGACAAGTTGATCGTCGGGCCGTCCTGCTCCGATTGTGTGGACATTCGCCATCCGGTCGAGGCAAACTTGATTGCGATGGCCAAGGCGTTCAACAGGCCGGTCGGTAACCTCACGATCACCATCCTGGACCGACCCCGGCACGCCGACCTGATCGCCCGGGTTCGGGCAGCCGGCGCCCGCATCAAGCTGATCTCCGATGGGGACGTGTCGGCCGCGATCGCCGCCGCGGTGAGGGGCACCGGCATACACGCGGTCATGGGAATCGGTGGCGCCCCGGAGGGCGTGCTGGCGGCCGCGGCGCTGCGGTGCCTGGGAGGGAGAGTCCAGGGGAGGTTCTGGTTCCGCACCGACGAGGAGAGGGAGCGTGTCCGTCAGATGGGCATCGCCGATCCTGACCGCGTCTTCGACACGGACGAGCTGGCGCCCGGCGACGAGGTGGTGTTCGTCGCCACAGGCATCACCGACAGCGACCTGTTGCGCGGGGTGCGCTTCTTCGGCGGCGGTGCCCGTACACACTCGCTGGTGATGACGCTCCGGACCGGCGAGATCCGCTTTGTGGACGGCATCCACATCTCCGACCGCGCCAAGGCGGGTTCAATC
- a CDS encoding trypsin-like peptidase domain-containing protein, whose translation MSGGEGTPRRGSAERALALLAVLVLGGVLGGVIAPRFGLIPKQWATDSLPLQATPPQVESAPGAQQPGAQQPGAAVPPVVGQAPPGAPAPRLLEGQESVVVRVVQQVRPAVVNISVRAQVATPFGLFPQEGQGSGVVVRPDGLILTNNHVVRGAQEITVTLVSGKTLRGRVLGADRFADLAVVKVDSPQPLPAVEMGASVALNVGQLAIAIGNPFGLGSTVTVGVISALNRSIQAGPDFVVENLIQTDAAINPGNSGGALLDSSGRLIGINTAIIREAQGIGFAIPMDHARIVMDQIITQGKVIRPALGVEIRGEIDANTARAYNLPVDHGVVVVPQPGSPADRAGMRPQDIIVAINGQKVSTIGDLRRELFRRKPGESVQVEVVRDGRRLTLTVPLIELRGGVPAWLVS comes from the coding sequence ATGTCTGGTGGCGAGGGTACTCCCCGGAGGGGGTCTGCGGAACGGGCGCTCGCACTGCTGGCCGTGCTCGTACTGGGCGGTGTGCTGGGTGGAGTCATCGCGCCCCGCTTCGGGCTGATTCCCAAGCAGTGGGCCACTGACTCCCTTCCCCTGCAAGCCACGCCTCCACAGGTCGAATCCGCGCCCGGTGCTCAACAGCCCGGCGCCCAGCAGCCCGGCGCCGCGGTCCCGCCGGTTGTCGGTCAGGCCCCCCCCGGCGCGCCGGCTCCCCGCCTGCTTGAAGGGCAGGAGTCGGTTGTGGTCAGGGTGGTGCAGCAGGTGCGGCCTGCCGTGGTCAACATCAGCGTCCGCGCCCAGGTGGCAACGCCGTTTGGGTTGTTCCCGCAGGAAGGCCAGGGTTCGGGTGTCGTCGTGCGGCCCGACGGGCTGATCCTTACGAACAACCACGTGGTCCGTGGCGCGCAGGAGATCACGGTCACGCTGGTTTCGGGCAAGACCCTGCGCGGGCGCGTGCTGGGCGCCGATCGGTTCGCGGACCTGGCCGTCGTCAAGGTGGACAGCCCTCAGCCACTCCCCGCGGTCGAGATGGGGGCCTCCGTTGCGCTGAACGTGGGGCAGCTTGCGATTGCCATCGGGAACCCCTTTGGTCTGGGCAGCACCGTGACCGTCGGGGTTATAAGCGCGTTGAACCGCAGCATCCAGGCCGGCCCCGACTTCGTCGTCGAGAATCTCATACAGACCGACGCCGCCATCAACCCCGGCAACAGCGGCGGCGCGCTGCTGGATTCGTCCGGACGCCTGATCGGCATCAACACCGCGATCATCCGCGAAGCCCAGGGTATCGGCTTCGCGATCCCTATGGATCACGCCCGCATCGTCATGGACCAGATCATCACGCAGGGCAAAGTGATCCGTCCTGCCCTGGGCGTCGAGATCAGAGGGGAGATAGACGCCAACACCGCACGGGCCTACAACCTCCCGGTTGACCACGGCGTGGTCGTTGTGCCCCAGCCCGGGAGTCCGGCCGACCGGGCCGGGATGCGGCCGCAGGACATCATCGTAGCCATCAACGGCCAGAAGGTCAGCACCATCGGTGACCTGCGGCGCGAGCTGTTTCGCAGGAAGCCCGGTGAGAGCGTGCAGGTGGAGGTTGTCCGCGACGGGCGACGCCTGACGCTGACCGTCCCGCTCATAGAACTGCGGGGAGGTGTTCCCGCATGGCTGGTGTCGTGA
- a CDS encoding ferredoxin family protein, whose product MTFIIAEPCVDTKDRACVEVCPVDCIYEYVEASGGFVVPDPSTGAGTDKTVVPKVGGTVHTPSEKLTKDQLNSILFVHPEECIDCGACESACPVTAIFAEADVPEKWKQFTDLNYDAFGVQRK is encoded by the coding sequence TTGACATTCATCATCGCGGAGCCATGCGTTGACACAAAGGACCGTGCGTGCGTCGAGGTCTGCCCGGTGGACTGCATCTACGAGTACGTTGAGGCATCCGGGGGCTTTGTCGTACCCGATCCGTCCACGGGCGCCGGCACTGACAAGACGGTGGTCCCAAAGGTCGGCGGGACGGTCCATACCCCTTCGGAAAAGCTCACGAAGGATCAGCTCAACTCCATACTGTTCGTCCACCCGGAGGAGTGCATTGACTGCGGGGCGTGCGAATCCGCCTGCCCGGTTACGGCGATATTCGCCGAGGCGGACGTGCCTGAGAAGTGGAAGCAGTTCACCGACCTGAACTACGACGCCTTCGGGGTTCAAAGGAAGTAG
- the accD gene encoding acetyl-CoA carboxylase, carboxyltransferase subunit beta — protein MLNWLRRPKHGRISRRDMPAGLWVKCSRCGAAVYHKDLERSLEVCPKCGWHHRLGAEERLSITLDEHSFEEMDADLASGDPLRFDGYREKLSEARANTGNSEAAIVGVGSIEGCRVAVGALDFAFMGGSMGSVVGEKIARVAERALADRLPLVIFSASGGARMQEGALSLMQLAKTSAAVGRLHEARLPYLSVMCDPTTGGVTASFAFLGDVIIAEPGALIGFAGRRVIEQTIRRKLPDSFQTAEFCLQHGLIDMVVPRSELRGVLARLLRFFGAPQVAAPQAPEASGDPEVNSP, from the coding sequence ATGCTGAACTGGCTGCGCCGTCCCAAGCATGGCCGCATCAGTCGTCGCGACATGCCCGCCGGGCTCTGGGTCAAGTGCTCCCGGTGCGGCGCGGCCGTCTATCACAAGGACCTGGAGCGCAGTCTCGAGGTGTGCCCGAAATGTGGGTGGCATCACCGACTGGGCGCCGAGGAGCGGCTCTCGATAACGCTCGATGAGCACTCGTTCGAGGAGATGGACGCGGACCTGGCCTCCGGAGACCCGCTCCGCTTCGACGGCTACCGTGAGAAGCTGTCCGAAGCGCGCGCCAACACGGGTAACTCGGAAGCCGCGATCGTCGGCGTCGGTAGCATAGAAGGATGCCGCGTGGCGGTCGGCGCACTCGACTTCGCCTTCATGGGAGGCTCGATGGGCTCGGTGGTCGGCGAGAAGATCGCCCGGGTCGCGGAGCGCGCCCTGGCGGACCGGCTGCCGTTGGTCATCTTCTCGGCGTCCGGCGGCGCCCGGATGCAGGAAGGCGCGCTCTCGCTGATGCAGTTGGCAAAGACCAGCGCCGCTGTGGGACGTCTGCACGAGGCACGCCTCCCCTACCTGTCGGTGATGTGCGACCCCACCACAGGCGGTGTGACGGCCAGCTTTGCGTTCTTGGGTGACGTCATCATTGCCGAGCCCGGCGCCCTGATTGGGTTTGCCGGCAGGCGCGTGATTGAACAAACAATCCGGCGCAAGCTGCCGGACAGTTTTCAGACGGCCGAGTTCTGTCTACAGCACGGCCTGATTGACATGGTCGTCCCGCGATCGGAATTGCGCGGGGTCTTGGCGCGACTGCTGCGGTTCTTCGGCGCCCCGCAGGTCGCGGCACCCCAGGCACCGGAGGCCTCCGGAGACCCGGAGGTGAATAGCCCGTGA
- a CDS encoding acetyl-CoA carboxylase carboxyltransferase subunit alpha, which yields MTRALPERNRAAEARAAEMETQLAGIQREIDALRRRGEKDKPDVAEQIRALEARGGELREAMLAIRTAWQAVALARHPQRPKAQEFVRGLLDEFTELHGDRLFRDDPAMLAGLGWFEGQPVVAVAPCKGKDTRENIACNFGMPYPEGYRKALRAMRLAEKFGYPVLSIVDTPAAFPGDAAEERGQAEAIARNICEMTRLRVPVLVVITGEGGSGGALAIAVGDEVLMLEHAVYTVIPPEGCAAILWHDARRAREAASALRLTAQEIAALGVVDEILPEPHGGAHLDPQAAIAAVREALRPRMQALARLPVEELLRRRYAKYRAMGYYEE from the coding sequence GTGACCAGGGCGCTTCCGGAGCGCAACCGCGCGGCCGAGGCGCGCGCGGCCGAGATGGAAACCCAGCTCGCCGGGATCCAGCGTGAGATTGACGCGCTGCGCCGGCGGGGGGAAAAGGACAAACCGGACGTCGCCGAGCAGATCCGTGCGCTGGAGGCGCGCGGTGGAGAACTGCGTGAGGCCATGCTGGCCATCCGTACCGCCTGGCAGGCGGTGGCCCTGGCGCGCCATCCCCAGCGGCCCAAGGCCCAGGAGTTCGTGAGGGGGCTCCTGGATGAGTTCACGGAGTTGCACGGCGACCGGCTCTTTCGCGATGACCCGGCGATGCTTGCCGGGCTGGGGTGGTTCGAGGGGCAACCCGTCGTCGCGGTGGCTCCCTGTAAGGGCAAGGATACTCGAGAGAACATCGCGTGCAACTTCGGCATGCCCTACCCCGAAGGGTACCGCAAGGCGCTGCGGGCCATGCGGCTCGCCGAGAAGTTCGGCTACCCGGTGCTCAGCATCGTGGACACGCCGGCGGCATTTCCGGGTGACGCCGCGGAAGAGCGCGGGCAGGCCGAGGCCATCGCCCGTAACATCTGTGAGATGACGCGCCTGAGGGTGCCTGTGCTCGTGGTGATAACGGGCGAAGGGGGCAGTGGCGGCGCGCTGGCAATCGCGGTCGGCGACGAGGTACTCATGCTGGAACACGCCGTCTACACTGTGATCCCTCCCGAAGGGTGCGCTGCGATCCTCTGGCACGACGCCCGCCGCGCGAGAGAGGCCGCCTCCGCGCTGCGTCTGACCGCGCAGGAGATTGCCGCCCTGGGCGTCGTGGACGAGATCCTTCCCGAGCCGCACGGTGGCGCCCACCTTGACCCCCAGGCGGCCATCGCCGCGGTGCGGGAGGCGCTTCGCCCTCGGATGCAGGCTCTTGCCCGCCTTCCCGTGGAAGAACTCCTGCGGCGCCGGTACGCGAAGTACCGCGCCATGGGGTATTATGAGGAGTAA
- the accB gene encoding acetyl-CoA carboxylase biotin carboxyl carrier protein, with the protein MSDRIDFDQVREVIRIAAESDLIELDVESPTLKVRVKKAGPNPAPETPAAAAAAGTAPDANDQDRLETVAAPMVGTFFRASSPEVPPFVKEGDLVGEGQVICVIEAMKLFNEIQAEKGGRIARVLVDNASPVEYGQPLFLLDTSARA; encoded by the coding sequence ATGAGCGACCGCATTGATTTCGACCAGGTAAGAGAGGTCATCCGCATCGCGGCGGAGTCGGATCTCATCGAGCTCGATGTTGAGAGTCCAACGCTCAAGGTCCGCGTCAAGAAAGCAGGACCCAACCCTGCTCCCGAAACGCCGGCGGCGGCAGCAGCGGCCGGCACAGCTCCCGACGCGAACGATCAGGACCGCCTTGAGACGGTCGCCGCTCCCATGGTGGGCACCTTCTTCCGGGCCAGCTCGCCGGAGGTGCCGCCGTTCGTCAAAGAAGGCGACCTCGTAGGCGAAGGCCAGGTAATCTGCGTAATCGAGGCAATGAAGCTCTTCAACGAGATCCAGGCCGAGAAGGGCGGGCGCATCGCCCGCGTGCTGGTTGACAACGCGTCGCCCGTCGAGTACGGCCAGCCCCTGTTCCTCCTCGACACGAGCGCCCGGGCCTAA
- the accC gene encoding acetyl-CoA carboxylase biotin carboxylase subunit has translation MFRKLLVANRGEIAVRVIRACREMGISTVAVYSEADRTSMHVKMADEAFCIGPAPSAGSYLNIPNIMSTAELTGVDAIHPGYGFLAENPRFAEIVADCKIAFVGPPSRAIELMGDKSAARGQMQKAGVPIIPGTHGTVSGVREALEAARGTGYPLVIKAAAGGGGRGMRIAQTAEDLPGALQSAQQEAEAAFGDGRVYIEKYLQEPRHIEVQVLADAHGAILHLGTRDCSIQRRHQKLIEESPPPRLRERTLAALGRTAVRAAQSIGYVNAGTVEFLVDTHENLYFMEMNTRIQVEHPVTEAVTGLDLVKEQIRIAAGEKLRFGQRDVEFRGHALECRINAEDPGHGFRPSAGTITGFIPPGGPGIRVDTHCYPGYAVPPHYDSLIAKVIAWGRDRDEAVMRMRRALLEFDVEGIRTTIPFHLRVLDNAFFRRGEVYTNFVQRRLEMDAL, from the coding sequence ATGTTCCGCAAGCTGCTCGTGGCCAACCGCGGGGAGATCGCCGTCCGCGTGATCCGCGCGTGCCGCGAGATGGGCATCTCCACCGTGGCCGTCTACTCTGAGGCCGACCGGACATCAATGCACGTCAAGATGGCCGACGAGGCGTTCTGCATCGGCCCGGCCCCCAGCGCCGGATCGTACCTGAACATACCCAACATCATGAGCACGGCCGAGTTGACCGGGGTGGATGCCATCCACCCCGGATACGGGTTCCTGGCCGAGAACCCGCGTTTTGCCGAGATTGTGGCGGACTGCAAGATCGCCTTTGTGGGCCCTCCTTCCCGGGCAATCGAGTTGATGGGTGACAAATCCGCCGCCCGCGGGCAGATGCAGAAGGCCGGCGTGCCGATCATCCCCGGCACCCACGGGACGGTATCGGGAGTGCGCGAGGCGCTGGAGGCCGCGCGGGGCACCGGCTATCCGCTTGTCATCAAGGCCGCGGCCGGGGGAGGCGGGCGGGGGATGCGCATCGCGCAGACGGCGGAAGACCTGCCGGGGGCGCTGCAGTCCGCCCAGCAAGAGGCCGAGGCGGCGTTCGGCGACGGGCGGGTGTACATAGAGAAGTACCTACAGGAACCGCGCCACATCGAGGTGCAGGTCCTCGCCGATGCCCACGGCGCGATCTTGCACCTGGGCACGCGCGATTGCTCGATCCAGCGCCGCCACCAGAAACTGATCGAGGAGTCCCCGCCGCCGCGTTTGCGCGAGCGGACGCTGGCCGCGCTCGGTCGCACCGCGGTCCGCGCGGCACAGTCAATCGGCTACGTCAACGCGGGCACGGTCGAGTTCCTGGTGGACACCCACGAGAACCTCTACTTCATGGAGATGAACACGCGCATACAGGTCGAGCACCCGGTCACCGAGGCGGTCACGGGGCTGGATCTGGTCAAGGAACAGATCCGAATTGCCGCCGGGGAGAAGCTGCGCTTCGGCCAGAGAGACGTGGAGTTCCGAGGCCATGCGCTGGAGTGCCGGATCAACGCTGAGGACCCCGGGCACGGCTTCCGGCCGTCTGCCGGAACGATTACCGGCTTCATTCCTCCGGGGGGCCCGGGAATCCGCGTGGACACCCACTGCTACCCGGGCTATGCCGTTCCGCCTCACTACGACTCGCTCATCGCCAAGGTGATCGCCTGGGGGCGCGACCGCGATGAGGCCGTCATGAGGATGCGCCGCGCCCTGCTGGAGTTCGATGTCGAGGGGATCCGCACGACGATCCCCTTCCATCTTAGGGTGCTCGACAACGCCTTCTTCCGCCGCGGAGAGGTGTACACGAACTTCGTGCAGCGACGCCTCGAGATGGACGCGCTCTAG
- a CDS encoding ROK family protein produces MPHYAIGVDLGGTKTLTALVDGRGRVVARVRVATPTTGPDEVIEAIVASVAELSNRSGVAPRSALGVGVGAPGPLDPDSGIVFEPPNLSGWRDVPLAARMAERLGVPTFVENDANAAAMGERWVGAGRGVDDLVYLTVSTGIGGGLILGGRLYRGASGTAGEVGHMVIARGGPLCGCGRAGCLEALASGTAIAREARLAVESGRPTVLSQVPPEVITAEAVARAAEEGDPLAREIFAGAAAALGVGITNLVNLLNPALVIVGGGVSRAGELLFAPVRRIVQAEAFERPGAAVRVVPAALGDDVGVIGAAAVVYERVRS; encoded by the coding sequence ATGCCACATTACGCGATCGGTGTGGATCTGGGCGGCACGAAGACCCTCACCGCGCTGGTGGACGGGCGCGGTCGGGTGGTCGCGCGCGTGCGCGTGGCGACCCCAACGACGGGCCCGGATGAGGTGATCGAGGCGATCGTCGCCAGCGTCGCCGAGCTGTCGAACCGATCCGGCGTCGCCCCACGCTCTGCCCTGGGCGTGGGCGTGGGTGCGCCCGGTCCCCTGGATCCGGACTCCGGCATCGTGTTCGAGCCGCCCAACCTGTCCGGCTGGCGGGACGTCCCTCTGGCGGCGCGCATGGCGGAGCGTCTGGGCGTGCCCACCTTCGTTGAGAACGACGCCAACGCCGCCGCGATGGGAGAGCGGTGGGTGGGGGCCGGGCGGGGAGTGGACGACCTCGTCTACCTCACCGTCAGCACCGGGATAGGTGGCGGCTTGATCCTGGGGGGGCGCCTCTACCGGGGCGCTTCCGGCACCGCGGGCGAGGTCGGACACATGGTCATCGCGCGAGGGGGCCCACTGTGCGGCTGCGGCCGCGCCGGGTGCCTGGAGGCACTGGCCTCCGGCACGGCGATCGCAAGGGAGGCGCGACTGGCGGTGGAGAGCGGCCGTCCGACGGTGCTCTCCCAAGTGCCGCCGGAGGTGATCACGGCGGAGGCGGTCGCACGCGCTGCCGAGGAAGGAGATCCGCTGGCCCGCGAGATCTTTGCGGGCGCGGCCGCGGCGCTGGGGGTCGGCATCACCAACCTCGTGAACCTGCTCAACCCGGCGCTGGTGATCGTCGGGGGCGGGGTGAGTCGGGCGGGAGAGCTGCTGTTCGCGCCGGTCCGGCGGATCGTGCAGGCAGAGGCGTTCGAGCGGCCGGGGGCCGCGGTGCGGGTTGTGCCCGCTGCGCTGGGTGACGACGTCGGCGTGATCGGCGCGGCGGCGGTGGTGTACGAGCGGGTGCGCTCCTAG
- a CDS encoding SPFH domain-containing protein, whose protein sequence is MVTFLTYGIAIVIAGMIVLGSIIKIVREYQRLVIFRFGRSRGRRGPGIVILIPLVDKAVWVDLREMFLEIPSQTCITRDNAPINIDFLIYFKVVDPEHSVIQVADFAGAARGIATTTLRAVIGDIALDDVLARREQINQVLRAKLDEVTERWGVKVTTVEIREILPPKDVLDAMTRQMSAERTRRAVVTEADGKKQATITVAEGDKQSAILRAEGDRQAAVLRAEGFALALDKIFSIAKTVDSKTMALQYLETLKKLGEGAATKFIFPMEFTKLLAPLAEMTEKGFKETKET, encoded by the coding sequence ATGGTCACGTTCCTCACGTACGGCATCGCCATTGTCATCGCGGGCATGATCGTCCTAGGCTCTATCATCAAGATCGTCCGCGAATATCAGCGCCTGGTCATCTTCCGGTTCGGCCGCAGCAGAGGCCGCCGGGGACCGGGTATCGTGATCCTGATCCCGCTCGTGGACAAGGCGGTGTGGGTGGACCTCCGCGAGATGTTCCTGGAGATCCCCTCCCAAACCTGTATCACGCGCGACAACGCGCCGATCAACATTGACTTCCTCATCTACTTCAAAGTCGTGGACCCCGAGCACTCCGTCATCCAGGTGGCCGACTTCGCCGGCGCGGCCCGCGGCATCGCCACGACCACGCTGCGGGCGGTGATAGGCGACATCGCCCTCGACGACGTGCTGGCCCGCCGCGAGCAGATCAACCAGGTGCTGCGCGCGAAGCTGGACGAGGTCACCGAGCGCTGGGGCGTCAAGGTGACCACGGTCGAGATCCGGGAGATCCTGCCGCCCAAGGACGTGCTGGACGCGATGACCCGGCAGATGTCGGCCGAGCGCACCCGCCGCGCAGTCGTCACCGAGGCCGACGGCAAGAAGCAGGCCACGATTACCGTGGCCGAGGGCGACAAGCAGTCCGCCATTCTCCGGGCCGAGGGCGACCGCCAGGCGGCGGTCCTGCGCGCGGAGGGCTTTGCGCTGGCGCTCGACAAGATCTTCTCCATCGCCAAGACGGTGGACAGCAAGACGATGGCGCTGCAGTACCTGGAGACCCTCAAGAAGCTGGGCGAGGGCGCCGCGACCAAGTTCATCTTCCCGATGGAGTTCACCAAACTCCTCGCACCGCTGGCGGAGATGACCGAGAAAGGGTTCAAGGAAACGAAGGAAACATAG
- a CDS encoding TRAP transporter permease translates to MDKTVAKAEEIRQAVEFGARAPRIAWQRWLLFLLAVGWSVFQVWATWSGRIDPLRLGPIHLAFAFALAFLAYPSRRGPRDHVPLADWALAILGVVGAMYIVADYYGIIAVRGGVPIQRDVVMGTITLVVLFIASFRVVSPALPIIAGVLIFYAAMGPSGIVPIRPPDVLFLHAGYRWSQIVQQLYLTAEGIWGTPIRVSATFVFLFVLFGSLLDKAGAGRFFVDLAYSLLGTFRGGPAKAAVVGSMLTGIISGSSIANVVTTGTFTIPLMKRVGYTPEKAAATEVAASTNGQLMPPVMGAAAFIMADFLGIPYAKLIVYAAVPAVLSYIALFYVVHLEALKLDIKSLPRAELPLFWPTLFSGLHYLIPVIYLLYSLIIIRLTPERSALNAMFLLIGLIFVQELWRAVRVRDGAVRGLRQAWTAVVGGFEAGARNMVTIAIATAAAGIIVGIVTMTGLGFGLTSIVQTLSGGNIIIVLVLAAVASLILGMGLPTTANYIVMAALVAPVIVNLTKAAGMDIPIVAIHLFVFFFGILADDTPPVGLAAYAAAAIARSDPIKTGIQGFIYDMRTAILPFMFIFNPELLLINIGGFAHGAHVVLTALVGLLAFVAATQGYLLKRMAWWERIPMLVAAFTLIKPGIVTDLVGFGLILLVYASQRLRRTS, encoded by the coding sequence ATGGACAAAACTGTGGCCAAGGCTGAGGAAATAAGGCAGGCAGTCGAGTTCGGGGCAAGGGCCCCCAGGATTGCGTGGCAGCGATGGCTGCTGTTCCTCCTGGCGGTCGGTTGGAGCGTGTTTCAGGTCTGGGCGACGTGGAGCGGCAGGATCGATCCGCTGCGCCTGGGCCCCATTCACCTGGCGTTCGCCTTCGCGCTGGCATTCCTCGCCTATCCGTCCCGACGGGGCCCTCGGGATCACGTGCCGCTGGCCGACTGGGCGCTGGCGATCCTGGGGGTCGTCGGCGCCATGTACATCGTGGCGGACTACTACGGCATTATCGCGGTGCGGGGCGGCGTGCCGATTCAGCGCGACGTGGTCATGGGCACCATCACCCTGGTGGTGCTGTTCATCGCCTCATTCCGCGTGGTGAGCCCTGCACTCCCGATTATCGCCGGCGTGCTGATCTTCTATGCCGCCATGGGGCCATCTGGGATCGTGCCCATACGCCCCCCTGACGTTCTCTTCCTCCACGCCGGATATCGCTGGAGCCAGATTGTTCAGCAACTCTACCTGACCGCCGAGGGGATCTGGGGCACGCCGATCAGGGTGTCGGCCACCTTTGTGTTTCTGTTCGTCCTCTTCGGCTCGCTGCTGGACAAAGCAGGGGCCGGCCGGTTCTTCGTAGACCTGGCCTACAGCCTGCTCGGCACCTTCCGCGGCGGGCCTGCCAAGGCAGCGGTAGTTGGGAGCATGCTGACCGGGATCATCTCGGGTTCCTCGATCGCCAACGTGGTGACCACCGGCACCTTCACGATCCCGCTGATGAAGCGCGTGGGGTACACGCCCGAGAAGGCGGCGGCCACCGAGGTGGCCGCCTCCACCAACGGGCAGCTCATGCCGCCGGTAATGGGTGCCGCGGCGTTCATCATGGCGGACTTCCTGGGGATTCCGTACGCGAAGCTGATCGTCTACGCGGCGGTTCCGGCGGTGCTGAGCTACATCGCGCTGTTCTACGTGGTGCACCTGGAGGCCCTTAAGCTCGACATCAAGAGCCTGCCCAGGGCCGAACTGCCGCTCTTCTGGCCGACCCTGTTCTCGGGGCTGCACTACCTGATCCCGGTCATCTACCTGCTCTACTCATTGATCATCATCCGGCTCACCCCTGAACGCAGCGCGCTCAACGCCATGTTCCTGCTGATCGGCCTCATCTTCGTTCAGGAACTCTGGCGTGCGGTCCGCGTCAGGGATGGGGCCGTCCGCGGCCTGCGCCAGGCCTGGACGGCCGTTGTAGGCGGATTCGAGGCCGGGGCGCGCAACATGGTCACCATAGCGATCGCGACCGCAGCGGCGGGGATCATCGTGGGCATCGTGACGATGACCGGCCTGGGCTTCGGGCTCACCAGCATCGTACAGACGCTCTCCGGCGGCAACATCATCATCGTCCTCGTCCTTGCCGCTGTTGCCTCGCTCATACTGGGGATGGGCCTGCCCACCACAGCCAACTACATCGTCATGGCCGCGCTGGTCGCGCCGGTCATCGTCAACCTGACCAAGGCCGCGGGTATGGACATCCCGATCGTGGCCATCCACCTGTTCGTGTTCTTCTTCGGCATCCTGGCCGACGACACGCCCCCGGTTGGGCTGGCCGCGTACGCGGCAGCGGCGATTGCCCGGTCGGACCCCATAAAGACCGGGATCCAGGGCTTCATCTACGACATGCGCACGGCCATCCTGCCGTTCATGTTTATCTTCAATCCTGAGCTGCTACTCATCAACATCGGCGGGTTTGCCCACGGAGCGCACGTGGTCCTCACCGCGCTGGTGGGGCTACTGGCGTTCGTCGCCGCGACGCAGGGCTACCTCCTGAAGCGGATGGCATGGTGGGAGCGCATTCCGATGCTGGTGGCGGCGTTCACGCTGATCAAGCCGGGGATTGTGACGGACCTGGTGGGGTTTGGGTTGATACTGCTCGTCTACGCGTCGCAGAGGCTCAGGCGCACATCCTAA